Proteins encoded together in one Micromonospora auratinigra window:
- the dcd gene encoding dCTP deaminase yields MLLSDRDLVSEIKAGTLGLEPFEPTLVQPSSIDVRLDRLFRVFNNHLYTHIDPSKQQDDLTSMVEVPEGEPFVLHPGEFVLASTLEVISLGDQLAGRLEGKSSLGRLGLLTHSTAGFIDPGFSGHVTLELSNVANLPITLWPGMKIGQLCIFRLSSPAEHPYGSEVYGSRYQGQRGPTPSRSWRNWRVWPTR; encoded by the coding sequence ATGCTGCTCTCCGACCGCGACCTGGTCTCCGAGATCAAGGCGGGCACGCTGGGGCTGGAGCCCTTCGAGCCGACGCTGGTGCAACCTTCCAGCATCGACGTACGGCTGGACCGGCTCTTCCGGGTCTTCAACAACCACCTCTACACGCACATCGACCCGTCGAAGCAGCAGGACGACCTGACGTCGATGGTGGAGGTGCCGGAGGGCGAGCCGTTCGTGCTGCACCCGGGTGAGTTCGTGCTCGCCTCCACGCTGGAGGTGATCTCGCTGGGCGACCAGCTCGCCGGGCGACTGGAGGGCAAGTCGTCGCTGGGCCGGCTCGGGCTGCTCACCCACTCGACGGCGGGCTTCATCGACCCGGGCTTCTCCGGGCACGTCACGCTGGAGCTCTCCAACGTGGCGAACCTGCCGATCACCCTCTGGCCGGGCATGAAGATCGGTCAGCTCTGCATCTTCCGGCTCTCCTCGCCGGCCGAGCACCCGTACGGCTCGGAGGTCTACGGCTCGCGCTACCAGGGGCAGCGCGGGCCGACCCCGAGCCGGTCCTGGCGGAACTGGCGGGTCTGGCCGACGCGCTGA
- a CDS encoding FAD-dependent monooxygenase, with the protein MDTLQATAARPAPTADDSPDPYDVIVVGCGPTGAMLAAELRLHDVRVLVLEQETEPVSFARIVGLHIRSIELLAMRGLLERVRERGRQRPAGGFFAAIDKPVPAGLDSAHAYLLGIPQPVLVQLLEEHATARGAQVRRGCAVAGFTPDDEGVTVALADGERLRTRYLVGCDGARSTVRKLLGVGFPGEPSRNETLMGELEVGVPPEEIAARVAEVRAVERRFTLGPVGVGVYRVVVPAAGGGERSGPPTLKDVRRQLRAVAGTDFGVHSPRWLSRFGDATRLADRYRVGRVLLAGDAAHIHPPIGGQGLNLGVQDAVNLGWKLAAQVRGRAPDPLLDTYQSERRPVAADVLDNTRAQSELLSTEPGARAVRRLLTELMDFDEVNRHLIEKITGIAVRYDLGDGPELLGRRLPDLDTSAGRLYGLLHRGRGLLLDRTGRLAAEGWSDRIDHLVDPTAAVDVPALLLRPDGHVAWIGDDQQELDQHLSRWFGTPVG; encoded by the coding sequence ATGGACACCTTGCAGGCCACCGCCGCACGCCCCGCACCCACCGCCGATGACTCGCCCGACCCGTACGACGTGATCGTCGTCGGGTGCGGGCCGACGGGTGCGATGCTCGCCGCCGAACTGCGGCTGCACGACGTCCGGGTACTCGTCCTGGAGCAGGAGACCGAGCCCGTGTCGTTCGCCCGCATCGTCGGGCTGCACATCCGCAGCATCGAACTGCTGGCCATGCGCGGGTTGCTGGAGCGCGTCCGCGAGCGCGGCAGACAGCGCCCGGCCGGCGGCTTCTTCGCCGCCATCGACAAGCCCGTACCCGCGGGCCTGGACTCCGCGCACGCCTACCTGCTGGGCATCCCGCAGCCCGTCCTCGTCCAGTTGCTCGAAGAGCATGCGACCGCGCGGGGCGCCCAGGTCCGGCGCGGGTGCGCGGTGGCCGGGTTCACGCCGGACGACGAGGGGGTGACCGTCGCCCTGGCCGACGGGGAACGCCTGCGTACGCGCTATCTGGTCGGCTGCGACGGCGCGCGCAGCACGGTGCGCAAGCTGCTCGGGGTCGGCTTCCCGGGCGAGCCCTCGCGGAACGAGACGCTGATGGGCGAACTGGAGGTGGGCGTACCGCCGGAGGAGATCGCCGCCCGGGTGGCCGAGGTCCGCGCGGTCGAGCGGCGGTTCACCCTCGGGCCGGTGGGGGTCGGGGTCTATCGCGTGGTGGTGCCGGCGGCCGGTGGCGGCGAGCGCTCCGGGCCGCCCACGTTGAAGGACGTCCGGCGACAATTGCGCGCCGTCGCCGGCACCGACTTCGGCGTGCACTCGCCGCGCTGGTTGTCCCGCTTCGGCGACGCCACCCGGCTGGCCGACCGCTACCGGGTCGGGCGGGTGCTGCTGGCCGGCGACGCGGCACACATCCACCCGCCGATCGGCGGCCAGGGCCTCAACCTGGGCGTGCAGGACGCGGTCAACCTCGGCTGGAAGCTCGCCGCCCAGGTCCGCGGCCGGGCGCCGGACCCGCTGCTGGACACCTACCAGAGCGAGCGTCGTCCGGTCGCCGCCGACGTGCTGGACAACACCCGGGCCCAGTCGGAGCTGCTCTCCACCGAGCCCGGCGCGCGGGCGGTCCGCCGGCTGCTCACCGAACTGATGGACTTCGACGAGGTGAACCGCCACCTGATCGAGAAGATCACCGGGATCGCCGTCCGCTACGACCTCGGGGACGGCCCCGAGCTGCTCGGCCGCCGCCTGCCCGACCTCGACACGAGTGCCGGCCGCCTCTACGGGCTGCTGCACCGGGGTCGCGGCCTGCTCCTGGACCGCACCGGCCGGCTGGCCGCCGAGGGCTGGTCGGATCGGATCGACCACCTCGTCGATCCCACCGCCGCCGTGGACGTCCCGGCCCTCCTGCTCCGCCCCGACGGCCACGTCGCCTGGATCGGCGACGACCAGCAGGAGCTGGACCAGCACCTCTCCCGGTGGTTCGGCACGCCCGTCGGCTAG
- a CDS encoding pyridoxamine 5'-phosphate oxidase family protein: MASWSEFAADEPRLADEIRLLLQQYGPGFGYLATVRADGGPRVHPVSPVITDAGLYCFVIDSPKRRDLERDGRYALHSFPPEESDDEAYVAGRAVPVTDQATLARVAQLGRAARQVDWRLFEFTVDVAMLTRRDQSAQPGVGRPQVRVWLDPVAGGSTRRTVPAADGLRGRHGFDTRRSAA, translated from the coding sequence ATGGCTTCCTGGTCCGAATTCGCCGCCGACGAGCCCCGGCTCGCCGACGAGATCCGCCTTCTCCTGCAGCAGTACGGGCCGGGCTTCGGCTATCTCGCCACGGTCCGCGCCGACGGGGGTCCCCGGGTCCACCCGGTCTCCCCGGTCATCACCGACGCCGGGCTCTACTGCTTCGTCATCGACTCGCCCAAGCGCCGCGACCTCGAACGCGACGGCCGCTACGCGCTGCACTCGTTCCCGCCCGAGGAGAGCGACGACGAGGCGTACGTCGCCGGGCGGGCGGTTCCGGTGACCGATCAGGCCACCCTGGCCCGGGTCGCCCAGCTCGGGCGGGCGGCGCGGCAGGTCGACTGGCGACTGTTCGAGTTCACCGTCGACGTGGCGATGCTGACCCGGCGCGACCAGAGCGCGCAGCCGGGGGTCGGCCGGCCCCAGGTGCGGGTCTGGCTCGATCCGGTGGCGGGCGGGTCGACCCGGCGCACCGTGCCGGCCGCCGACGGGCTGCGCGGCCGGCACGGCTTCGACACCCGGCGCTCCGCAGCCTGA
- a CDS encoding zinc metalloprotease: MGLRPNLLTRRAAGVATTTFALMLSTAAVGVVPAASAFSAAPAGACAEPTDTHSDARVAKGGSSKLDPNNLTAKQVAQRESDLASALRERAAFRGGAQAATPLASVTVPVVVHVIQRDSTRAGGNIPDSLITSQITVLNQAYSGATGGAPTAFSFSLQKINRVTNPAWYPIVQGSTAERQMKTSLRTGGKNTLNLYLGELSDNLLGWATFPKRKLDSMDGVVALNESLPGGTATNYNEGDTGTHEIGHWLNLYHTFQGGCSGSGDSVDDTPAESSPAYQCPTGRDTCTAAGVDPIHNFMDYTYDSCMYQFTPGQASRMITAWNAYRAA; the protein is encoded by the coding sequence ATGGGACTTCGTCCCAACCTGCTGACCCGGCGTGCCGCCGGTGTCGCGACGACGACCTTCGCGCTGATGCTCAGCACCGCAGCCGTGGGCGTCGTCCCCGCTGCCTCGGCCTTCTCGGCCGCCCCGGCCGGCGCCTGCGCCGAGCCGACCGACACGCACTCCGACGCCCGCGTCGCCAAGGGTGGCAGCAGCAAGCTCGACCCGAACAACCTGACCGCCAAGCAGGTCGCGCAGCGCGAGTCGGACCTCGCCTCCGCGCTGCGTGAGCGCGCCGCCTTCCGCGGTGGCGCCCAGGCGGCCACCCCGCTGGCCTCGGTCACCGTGCCCGTCGTCGTGCACGTGATCCAGCGTGACAGCACCCGCGCCGGCGGGAACATCCCGGACTCGCTGATCACCTCGCAGATCACCGTGCTCAACCAGGCGTACAGCGGCGCGACCGGTGGTGCGCCGACCGCCTTCAGCTTCTCGCTGCAGAAGATCAACCGGGTCACCAACCCGGCCTGGTACCCGATCGTGCAGGGCTCGACCGCCGAGCGGCAGATGAAGACGTCGCTGCGTACGGGCGGCAAGAACACGCTCAACCTGTACCTGGGCGAGCTGAGCGACAACCTGCTGGGCTGGGCCACCTTCCCGAAGCGCAAGCTGGACTCCATGGACGGCGTGGTGGCGCTCAACGAGTCGCTGCCCGGTGGCACCGCCACCAACTACAACGAGGGTGACACCGGCACCCACGAGATCGGCCACTGGCTGAACCTCTACCACACCTTCCAGGGCGGCTGCTCCGGCTCGGGCGACAGCGTCGACGACACCCCGGCCGAGAGCTCCCCGGCGTACCAGTGCCCGACCGGTCGGGACACCTGCACCGCCGCCGGCGTGGACCCGATCCACAACTTCATGGACTACACGTACGACTCCTGCATGTACCAGTTCACCCCGGGCCAGGCGTCCCGCATGATCACCGCGTGGAACGCCTACCGCGCGGCCTGA
- a CDS encoding GNAT family N-acetyltransferase, with translation MEPLLELTIATFGPFYEDSFRSIVGDTIMSNQSGTWREDYREMWLGLHDPQNDKHVVVAEDGDTFLGFAAWQTNPDKRSGEIDIIGVAVDQRRHHVGRALCTHAFEAMKQAGIEVVSIGTGGDGFHDAARAFYDSLGMTPMPLVRYYMAL, from the coding sequence ATGGAGCCACTGCTCGAACTGACCATCGCCACCTTCGGCCCGTTCTACGAGGACTCGTTCCGGTCGATCGTAGGCGACACCATCATGTCCAACCAGAGTGGCACTTGGCGTGAGGACTACCGCGAAATGTGGCTCGGGCTGCACGATCCGCAGAATGACAAGCACGTTGTCGTCGCCGAGGACGGCGATACCTTCCTCGGATTTGCCGCCTGGCAGACGAACCCCGATAAGCGCAGCGGTGAGATCGACATCATCGGCGTGGCGGTGGATCAACGCCGGCATCACGTCGGCAGGGCGCTATGCACACACGCCTTCGAAGCGATGAAGCAGGCTGGGATCGAGGTCGTATCGATCGGCACGGGAGGCGACGGGTTCCACGACGCGGCCAGAGCCTTTTACGACAGTCTCGGCATGACCCCCATGCCCTTGGTCCGCTATTACATGGCCCTCTGA
- a CDS encoding RNA polymerase sigma factor, giving the protein MMTAAAAAPRASTTDDQRDFDEFYAAKFDVLRSQLYAYLGDRAEAQDLVQEAFCRAYTRWARIRKYEDPYAWVRRVAWNLATSRLRRQKTSAMFLRRQREVHQDGPSPDRVALVAALAKISPKLRKAVVLHYLGQLSVAEIALQEEVPEGTVKSWLSRGRTALAEHLQR; this is encoded by the coding sequence GTGATGACCGCAGCCGCGGCCGCACCTCGGGCGTCGACCACAGACGACCAACGCGATTTCGACGAGTTCTATGCGGCGAAGTTCGATGTCCTCCGCTCGCAGCTCTACGCCTACCTGGGTGACCGGGCCGAGGCACAGGACCTGGTCCAGGAGGCGTTCTGCCGCGCGTACACCAGGTGGGCCAGGATCAGGAAGTACGAGGACCCGTACGCCTGGGTGCGTCGGGTCGCCTGGAATCTCGCCACCAGCCGGCTCCGGCGCCAGAAGACGTCGGCGATGTTCCTGCGCCGCCAGCGTGAAGTGCACCAGGACGGTCCGTCGCCGGACCGGGTGGCGCTGGTCGCGGCCCTGGCCAAGATATCGCCGAAGCTCCGTAAGGCCGTCGTCCTGCACTACCTGGGTCAGTTGTCCGTGGCGGAGATCGCGCTCCAGGAAGAGGTGCCCGAGGGCACCGTCAAGAGTTGGCTCAGTCGCGGCCGGACCGCCCTCGCCGAACACCTCCAGCGCTGA
- a CDS encoding SUKH-4 family immunity protein, producing MLFEVSRAELVDLFGEGRLSTLPATAFPPAAADTEGARLLQTVGVPTGTLRLRAPDEESGRLALLREVVAVDDFVDPAAGEWPVIGWLLNAHLALDPGSGRVYAVDPDEETARELHTDVSSLLQVTLRLQRLLDRFTFGDDDEEADFERLDREVDRIRQETSGTDPLPFRDDETVWSVVGDEIAMGQRFAGDSPGARSRRG from the coding sequence GTGCTGTTCGAGGTCTCCCGTGCCGAACTCGTCGACCTCTTCGGCGAGGGCCGACTCTCGACTCTCCCGGCCACCGCCTTCCCGCCCGCCGCGGCGGACACCGAGGGTGCCCGTCTCCTGCAGACCGTCGGCGTACCCACCGGGACCCTCCGGCTGCGGGCGCCGGACGAGGAATCCGGTCGGCTCGCCCTGCTCCGGGAAGTTGTCGCCGTCGATGACTTCGTGGACCCGGCAGCGGGCGAGTGGCCGGTCATCGGCTGGCTGCTCAACGCCCACCTCGCCCTCGACCCTGGATCCGGCCGGGTGTACGCCGTCGACCCCGACGAGGAGACCGCGCGGGAACTGCACACGGACGTCTCCTCCCTGCTCCAGGTCACCCTCCGGCTCCAGCGCCTGCTCGATCGGTTCACCTTCGGCGACGACGACGAGGAGGCCGACTTCGAGCGGCTGGACCGCGAGGTCGACCGCATCCGCCAGGAGACCAGCGGCACCGACCCGCTGCCCTTCCGGGACGACGAGACCGTCTGGTCGGTGGTCGGCGACGAGATCGCGATGGGTCAACGCTTCGCGGGCGACAGCCCGGGAGCCCGCTCGCGGCGCGGGTGA
- a CDS encoding DUF899 family protein: MTTPPIDRAAVPPVVDRDTWLRARDELLAREKAHTREGDAIAAARRRLPMTPVPPVSVRGPAGDVPLLEVFEGRRMLIAYFHMWHDGRPHEEQCPGCTVATCHLRTLDYLHARDVTYAVFCQGPYPESAAFAEFMGYEFPWYSARESDPALVAGRDFGFIACYLRDGDQVYETYWTTDRGVEALITSYHALDLTVYGRQEKFEDSPEGWPKVDGSPWRLDGRPIAQWSRPGVGPATASSCCSA; the protein is encoded by the coding sequence ATGACGACGCCACCCATCGACCGGGCGGCCGTGCCGCCGGTCGTCGACCGCGACACCTGGCTCCGCGCCCGCGACGAGCTGCTGGCCCGGGAGAAGGCCCACACCCGCGAGGGGGACGCCATCGCGGCCGCCCGCCGTCGGCTGCCGATGACCCCGGTGCCGCCGGTCTCCGTACGGGGGCCGGCCGGGGACGTCCCGCTGCTGGAGGTGTTCGAGGGACGCCGGATGCTGATCGCCTACTTCCACATGTGGCACGACGGCCGGCCGCACGAGGAGCAGTGCCCGGGCTGCACCGTCGCGACCTGTCACCTGCGGACGCTGGACTACCTGCACGCCCGCGACGTCACGTACGCGGTGTTCTGCCAGGGCCCCTATCCGGAGAGCGCGGCGTTCGCCGAGTTCATGGGCTACGAGTTCCCCTGGTACTCGGCCCGGGAGTCGGATCCGGCGCTGGTCGCCGGGCGGGACTTCGGGTTCATCGCCTGCTACCTGCGCGACGGGGACCAGGTCTACGAGACCTACTGGACCACCGACCGGGGCGTGGAGGCGCTGATCACCAGCTACCACGCCCTGGACCTGACGGTGTACGGCCGGCAGGAGAAGTTCGAGGACTCGCCGGAGGGCTGGCCGAAGGTCGACGGGTCCCCGTGGCGGCTCGACGGCCGCCCGATCGCGCAGTGGAGCCGCCCGGGCGTCGGGCCGGCGACGGCGTCCTCCTGCTGCTCGGCCTGA
- a CDS encoding GNAT family N-acetyltransferase has protein sequence MPDLQRLDARHAPALLRFERENRAYFARHVPDRDDDYFLDFDTRHAALLAEQAAGRCHFHLLVDDDGSVLGRFNLVDVADGSAELGYRVAERATGRGLAQEGVRRVCELARDAYGLRRLVASAALVNRASLAVLRRTGFVPDGEVLCGGAPALRHVRDLTGPQGGTDAAEVHAVLDTLAAAGCPAWISGGWGVDALVGTQTRPHRDLDLAVAAEHESAALDALGRLGYVVETDWRPVRVELVADRGRVDLHPLTFDETGDGHQAGLDGSTFRWPRDCFTTGTIAGRPVGCISVDQQLLFHAGYEPREVDRADLAALHRLATR, from the coding sequence GTGCCGGACCTCCAGCGACTCGACGCCCGCCACGCCCCCGCGCTGCTCCGCTTCGAGCGGGAGAACCGGGCGTACTTCGCCCGGCACGTGCCGGACCGCGACGACGACTACTTCCTCGACTTCGACACCCGGCACGCGGCGCTGCTCGCCGAGCAGGCCGCCGGCCGGTGCCACTTCCACCTGCTGGTCGACGACGACGGCTCCGTGCTGGGGCGGTTCAACCTGGTGGACGTGGCCGACGGCAGCGCCGAGCTGGGCTACCGGGTGGCCGAGCGGGCCACCGGTCGGGGCCTGGCGCAGGAGGGCGTACGCCGGGTCTGCGAGCTGGCCCGCGACGCGTACGGGCTGCGCCGCCTGGTGGCGTCGGCAGCGCTGGTGAACCGGGCATCGCTGGCGGTGCTGCGCCGTACCGGCTTCGTCCCGGACGGCGAGGTGCTCTGCGGTGGCGCGCCCGCGCTCCGGCACGTACGCGACCTGACCGGGCCGCAGGGCGGTACCGACGCCGCCGAGGTGCACGCCGTGCTGGACACCCTGGCCGCCGCCGGCTGCCCGGCCTGGATCAGCGGCGGTTGGGGCGTGGACGCCCTGGTCGGTACGCAGACCCGCCCGCACCGGGACCTCGACCTGGCCGTCGCGGCGGAGCACGAGTCGGCCGCGCTGGACGCGCTCGGGCGGCTCGGCTACGTGGTCGAGACCGACTGGCGACCGGTCCGGGTCGAGCTGGTGGCGGACCGGGGGCGGGTGGACCTGCACCCGCTGACCTTCGACGAGACCGGGGACGGCCACCAGGCCGGCCTGGACGGCAGCACGTTCCGCTGGCCGAGGGACTGCTTCACCACCGGAACCATCGCCGGCCGCCCGGTCGGCTGCATCTCGGTGGACCAGCAGTTGCTGTTCCACGCCGGGTACGAGCCCCGTGAGGTCGACCGGGCCGACCTGGCCGCCCTGCACCGGCTCGCCACGCGCTGA
- a CDS encoding VOC family protein, with translation MSSPVTVVGFDHLVLTVADVERSLDFYCGTLGLAPVRVDRWRAGEAPFPSVRVDPGTIIDLVRGEPGGTNVDHFCLVVAPLDWQQVIDAGALEVLTGPVPRFGARGTATSVYVRDPDGNTVELRWYPPAPADGIR, from the coding sequence ATGAGCAGCCCCGTCACCGTGGTCGGCTTCGACCACCTGGTTCTCACCGTCGCCGACGTCGAGCGGTCGCTCGACTTCTACTGCGGCACCCTGGGCCTCGCCCCGGTCCGGGTGGACCGTTGGCGGGCCGGCGAGGCGCCCTTCCCGTCGGTACGCGTCGACCCCGGCACCATCATCGACCTGGTCCGGGGCGAGCCGGGCGGCACCAACGTGGACCACTTCTGCCTGGTGGTGGCACCCCTCGACTGGCAGCAGGTGATCGACGCGGGGGCGCTGGAGGTGCTCACCGGCCCGGTCCCCCGCTTCGGCGCGCGCGGCACCGCCACCTCGGTCTACGTCCGCGACCCGGACGGCAACACCGTCGAGCTGCGCTGGTACCCGCCGGCCCCGGCGGACGGCATCCGGTGA
- a CDS encoding LysR family transcriptional regulator: MLERHEIETFLTLAEELHFGRTAERLRVTTGRISHVLRKLERRVGAPLFERTSRVVRITPIGARLADDLRPLVQGIEDAVRRAVEAGRGITGELRVAFVGESTAPVLARAVAVFTERHPECVVHVHEAPLATTRSSLRDGSIDVLIASYPFDGMANGPALLHERRVLAVAADHPLAGAESVSLEVLGDHPVVQYPAVTSAAFKRDRTPDRTPSGRPVPKGPTGGTFSELLSLVAMGRGVLPVGELSRRYHPRPDLAYVPIHDAPPILRGPVWREGNDTERVREFVRAAVDANPGTGG; encoded by the coding sequence GTGCTGGAGCGCCACGAGATCGAGACGTTCCTGACGCTCGCCGAGGAGTTGCACTTCGGGCGTACCGCCGAGCGGTTGCGGGTGACCACCGGGCGGATCAGTCACGTGCTGCGCAAGCTCGAACGCCGGGTCGGCGCGCCGCTCTTCGAGCGGACCAGCCGGGTCGTCCGGATCACCCCGATCGGGGCCCGGCTCGCCGACGACCTGCGTCCCCTGGTCCAGGGCATCGAGGACGCCGTTCGGCGGGCCGTCGAGGCCGGCCGGGGCATCACCGGTGAGCTGCGGGTGGCGTTCGTCGGCGAGTCCACCGCGCCGGTGCTGGCCCGGGCCGTCGCCGTCTTCACCGAGCGGCACCCGGAGTGCGTGGTGCACGTGCACGAGGCCCCGCTGGCGACCACCCGGTCGAGCCTGCGGGACGGCTCGATCGACGTGCTCATCGCGTCGTACCCGTTCGACGGGATGGCGAACGGCCCGGCGCTGCTGCACGAACGGCGGGTGCTCGCGGTGGCCGCGGACCATCCGCTCGCCGGTGCGGAGTCGGTGTCGCTGGAAGTGCTCGGCGACCACCCGGTGGTGCAGTACCCGGCGGTGACGTCGGCGGCGTTCAAGCGCGACCGCACCCCCGACCGCACGCCGTCGGGCCGGCCGGTGCCGAAGGGGCCGACCGGCGGCACCTTCTCGGAGCTGCTGTCGCTGGTCGCGATGGGCCGGGGCGTACTGCCGGTCGGGGAGTTGTCCCGGCGCTACCATCCCCGGCCCGACCTGGCGTACGTGCCGATCCACGACGCGCCGCCCATCCTGCGGGGGCCGGTGTGGCGCGAGGGCAACGACACCGAGCGGGTACGCGAGTTCGTCCGCGCCGCGGTCGACGCCAACCCCGGTACGGGAGGCTGA
- a CDS encoding NUDIX hydrolase: protein MRDEIRALVEALTPGDELEERHRAETLAWLAATGDIWRREKPGTPSPHLVAYFLLRDATDGTVLLVDHRKAGMWLPTGGHVEPGEHPTATVRREMVEELGVPAVFAPPYGECPAFLTVTATVGAPADRHTDVSLWYVLSGSRDQKLIPDPDEFHGVRWWTPDEVTTARPGTVEPHLTRLLGKLSRT, encoded by the coding sequence GTGCGGGACGAGATCCGGGCGCTGGTCGAGGCGCTGACCCCCGGCGACGAGCTGGAGGAACGGCACCGTGCCGAGACGCTCGCCTGGCTGGCCGCGACCGGGGACATCTGGCGTCGGGAGAAGCCGGGTACCCCGTCGCCGCACCTGGTGGCGTACTTCCTGCTCCGCGACGCGACGGACGGCACGGTGCTGCTGGTCGACCACCGGAAGGCCGGGATGTGGCTGCCGACCGGCGGGCACGTCGAGCCGGGCGAGCACCCGACGGCGACCGTCCGCCGGGAGATGGTCGAGGAGTTGGGCGTGCCGGCGGTCTTCGCGCCGCCGTACGGCGAGTGTCCCGCCTTCCTCACCGTCACCGCGACGGTGGGCGCGCCGGCGGACCGGCACACCGACGTCAGCCTCTGGTACGTGCTCAGCGGCAGCCGCGACCAGAAGCTGATCCCCGACCCGGACGAGTTCCACGGCGTCCGCTGGTGGACCCCCGACGAGGTGACGACGGCCCGGCCGGGAACCGTCGAACCGCACCTGACCAGGCTGCTCGGCAAGCTCAGCCGAACGTGA
- a CDS encoding PadR family transcriptional regulator, which translates to MREPTFLILTALAAGPRHGYGIIQEVTVLSEQRVTLLPGTLYTALDRLTAQGLVEPDREEVVDGRLRRYYRLTPDGVTALRTETARLRQLATAAETRLRARRPRTV; encoded by the coding sequence ATGCGTGAGCCGACCTTCCTGATCCTCACCGCACTCGCCGCCGGACCCCGGCACGGCTACGGGATCATCCAGGAGGTGACCGTCCTCTCCGAGCAGCGCGTCACCCTGCTGCCCGGCACGCTCTACACCGCGCTCGACCGGCTGACCGCCCAGGGCCTCGTCGAACCCGACCGGGAGGAGGTGGTCGACGGCCGGCTGCGCCGCTACTACCGGCTCACGCCCGACGGGGTGACCGCGCTGCGCACCGAGACCGCCCGGCTCCGCCAGCTCGCCACCGCCGCCGAGACGCGGCTGCGCGCCCGCCGGCCCCGCACGGTCTGA
- a CDS encoding MerR family transcriptional regulator has protein sequence MQLLTIGAFARAARLTPKALRLYDGLGLLPPAAVDPHSGYRYYEAAQLDRARLIAALRRAGMPLAEIQGVCRLPAGEAAGAVDAWWRRVSADTTARGHVVALLVDQLSERSTVMSGTTFRHAVRCETGAVRESNEDTAYAGDTLLAVADGLRGPGGAAASAAAVDALRPLELADAPAAELLATLAEAITTADRTVRGQATAEHQPATTLTAVLRRGTQLALVHVGDTRAYLLRGGELCRLTQDHTYVQSQVDQGRLTPAEAAAHPQRALLSRALGAGTPVEADLALRTALPGDRYLLCSDGLSAVVGPAALRDTLAAADDPETAVGRLVELAYAAGAPDNVACVVADLVTG, from the coding sequence GTGCAGCTGCTGACCATCGGGGCGTTCGCCCGGGCGGCGCGCCTGACGCCGAAGGCGTTGCGGCTCTACGACGGCCTGGGCCTGCTGCCGCCGGCCGCGGTCGACCCGCACTCGGGCTACCGCTACTACGAGGCCGCCCAGCTCGACCGGGCCCGGCTGATCGCCGCGCTGCGCCGGGCCGGGATGCCGCTGGCCGAGATCCAGGGCGTCTGCCGGCTCCCCGCCGGGGAGGCGGCCGGGGCGGTGGACGCCTGGTGGCGGCGGGTCAGCGCCGACACCACGGCCCGCGGGCACGTCGTCGCGCTCCTCGTCGACCAGCTCTCCGAGAGGAGCACCGTCATGTCCGGAACCACCTTCCGGCACGCCGTCCGCTGCGAGACCGGCGCGGTGCGCGAGTCCAACGAGGACACCGCGTACGCCGGGGACACCCTGCTCGCCGTCGCGGACGGCCTGCGCGGCCCCGGGGGCGCCGCCGCCAGCGCGGCGGCCGTCGACGCCCTCCGGCCGCTCGAACTGGCCGACGCGCCCGCCGCCGAACTGCTGGCCACGCTCGCCGAGGCGATCACCACGGCCGACCGCACGGTACGCGGACAGGCCACCGCCGAGCACCAGCCGGCCACCACGCTCACCGCCGTGCTGCGGCGCGGCACCCAGCTCGCCCTGGTGCACGTCGGCGACACCCGGGCGTACCTGCTGCGCGGGGGCGAGCTGTGCCGGCTGACCCAGGACCACACCTATGTGCAGTCCCAGGTGGACCAGGGCCGGCTCACCCCCGCCGAGGCGGCGGCGCACCCGCAACGGGCCCTGCTCTCCCGGGCGCTCGGGGCCGGGACGCCGGTCGAGGCGGACCTGGCGCTGCGGACCGCGCTGCCCGGGGACCGCTACCTGCTCTGCTCGGACGGGCTCTCCGCAGTCGTCGGGCCGGCGGCGCTGCGGGACACCCTCGCGGCCGCCGACGACCCGGAGACCGCCGTCGGGCGGCTGGTCGAGCTGGCGTACGCCGCCGGGGCGCCGGACAACGTCGCCTGCGTGGTCGCCGACCTGGTGACCGGCTGA